Proteins from a single region of Rhipicephalus sanguineus isolate Rsan-2018 chromosome 5, BIME_Rsan_1.4, whole genome shotgun sequence:
- the LOC119394584 gene encoding uncharacterized protein LOC119394584, with product MTTIVKSSFGDCAPDFRKNFGGYILEHLRLNPNSRLINATSYDERTYGDIANQAEAVHGALESLGVCAGDRLCLMVDNRLELLPMLVGAACANVGVVCENPGYPVDVFIEWMKNIEFTAICCELSNVDSALELKARLPTIKHIIVLGEGKNMPTGAEAVVVLWSQLIKMGTKARRLSALSVEYQANRICYIAPTSGTTGKPKTVVHCHDSLVANVQSISHQQHMGLTAEDVLLCTSPLGHGYALFDCVCKAIVQGATCAFLEKADTDALLEAIQRIKVSALSTVPYLAHCLLDHPQRSRYDLSHLRYMTTTTTYISEDVARRLFRELHLKSYVQIYGKAEIAFVTGGLHNSPPRFTSIGRLGVGLEAMVIDNETKKPLGPMQHGELVVRGPGLMRGYLGMEDEPCTDPEGWYRTGDECYFDHEGWFYLVQRLSEFIYCQSTKMAPAEFEAVLLKCAHVKDCAVVGLPQPQAGQLPHAAIVPKSDSRHLGPEHYVKFVAENAPKELHLEGGVTLVDSIPRNKLGKLVRRELLNWVLEIRC from the exons ATGACGACTATAGTGAAGAGCTCGTTCGGTGATTGTGCGCCTGATTTTCGCAAGAACTTCGGCGGCTACATCCTGGAGCACCTGCGCCTTAACCCTAATTCTAGATTG ATAAATGCCACATCGTATGACGAGCGTACATACGGCGATATAGCCAATCAGGCAGAAGCTGTCCATGGTGCCTTGGAGAGCCTGGGTGTCTGCGCCGGTGACAGACTGTGCCTCATGGTCGACAATCGCCTCGAGCTGCTGCCCATGCTCGTGGGTGCAGCTTGTGCGAATGTGGGTGTCGTCTGCGAGAACCCGGGCTACCCTGTCG ACGTTTTCATTGAATGGATGAAAAACATTGAGTTCACTGCCATCTGCTGTGAACTAAGCAATGTTGACTCAGCGCTTGAACTGAAAGCAAGGCTACCAACTATAAAG CACATCATTGTATTGGGCGAAGGTAAGAACATGCCAACTGGCGCAGAAGCCGTCGTGGTTTTGTGGAGCCAGCTGATCAAGATGGGCACCAAGGCGCGTCGTCTATCAGCACTCTCCGTCGAGTACCAAGCGAACCGAATCTGCTACATAGCCCCGACAAGCGGCACCACGGGGAAGCCTAAGACGGTCGTGCACTGCCACGATTCACTTGTTGCCAATGTGCAGTCTATCAG CCACCAGCAGCATATGGGTCTGACTGCGGAAGACGTGCTTCTGTGCACCAGCCCACTTGGTCATGGGTACGCTTTGTTCGATTGCGTGTGCAAAGCCATCGTCCAGGGAGCCACGTGCGCCTTCCTGGAGAAAGCAGACACAGATGCACTTCTGGAAGCAATTCAAAGGATCAAG GTATCCGCGCTAAGCACGGTGCCATATCTAGCCCACTGCCTTCTAGACCATCCGCAACGCAGCCGATACGATCTCAGCCATTTACGGTACATGACAACTACAACAACCTACATCAGCGAAGATGTCGCAAGGAGACTTTTCCGCGAGCTACACCTCAAGAGCTACGTTCAAA tctATGGAAAAGCCGAGATTGCCTTCGTAACAGGAGGTCTCCACAATTCACCGCCCAGGTTCACATCAATTGGACGCCTAGGAGTGGGCCTTGAAGCCATG GTGATCGACAATGAAACGAAGAAGCCACTCGGTCCAATGCAGCATGGTGAGCTCGTGGTCCGAGGACCCGGTCTTATGCGAGGCTATTTGGGAATGGAAGACGAGCCATGCACAGATCCCGAAGGCTGGTACAGAACAG GTGACGAGTGTTACTTCGACCACGAAGGCTGGTTCTACCTCGTACAGCGACTGAGTGAGTTCATTTACTGTCAGAGCACAAAGATGGCGCCGGCAGAATTTGAAGCAGTCCTACTAAAGTGCGCCCACGTGAAGGACTGCGCTGTCGTGGGCctgccgcagccgcaagctgGACAGCTGCCTCACGCCGCGATCGTGCCAAAGAGCGACAGTAGACACCTTGGCCCAGAGCACTACGTCAAATTTGTTGCAG AGAACGCGCCGAAAGAACTTCATCTCGAAGGCGGTGTCACGCTCGTTGACTCGATACCGCGCAACAAGCTTGGAAAGTTGGTGAGGCGCGAGCTGCTGAATTGGGTGCTCGAAATTCGTTGCTAA
- the LOC119394585 gene encoding uncharacterized protein LOC119394585 translates to MYSQVSALSTVPYLARCLLDHPQRSRYDLGHLRYLATGTSYISEDVARRLFLELNLKSYVQIYGQTEFVFITGGLHDSPPRFGSIGRLGVGVEAMVIDNETKKPLGSMQHGELVVRGPGLMRGYWGMEDQPCTDPEGWYRTGDECYLDDEGWLYLVQRMSESIHCRNVKVIPPKVEAALLQCAHVKDCAVVGLPHLQAGQVPHAIIVPKSNSRHLGPEHYVRFVNERMPEQYRLEGGVTLVDAIPRNKLGKLVRRELVNWMLERRNQGNTQ, encoded by the exons ATGTATTCGCAGGTGTCCGCGCTAAGCACGGTGCCATATTTGGCCCGTTGCCTTCTGGATCATCCGCAACGCAGCCGCTACGATCTCGGCCATTTGCGGTACCTGGCAACTGGAACAAGCTACATCAGCGAAGATGTCGCAAGGCGCCTCTTCCTCGAGCTCAATCTCAAGAGCTACGTTCAAA TCTATGGGCAGACGGAGTTCGTCTTCATAACAGGAGGCCTACACGATTCACCGCCAAGGTTCGGATCAATCGGGCGTCTAGGAGTAGGCGTTGAAGCCATG GTTATAGACAATGAAACGAAGAAGCCGCTCGGTTCAATGCAGCACGGTGAGCTCGTAGTTCGAGGTCCCGGCCTTATGCGGGGCTATTGGGGAATGGAAGATCAGCCATGCACGGATCCTGAAGGCTGGTACAGAACAG GTGACgagtgttacctcgacgacgaaGGCTGGCTCTACCTCGTGCAGCGAATGAGTGAGTCCATCCACTGCCGGAACGTAAAAGTCATACCACCCAAGGTTGAAGCAGCCCTGCTACAGTGCGCCCATGTGAAGGACTGTGCTGTCGTCGGCCTGCCACACCTGCAAGCTGGGCAGGTGCCTCACGCCATAATCGTCCCAAAAAGCAACAGCAGGCATCTTGGCCCAGAGCACTACGTCAGATTTGTCAACG AGAGGATGCCAGAACAATATAGACTTGAAGGCGGTGTCACGCTCGTCGATGCAATCCCACGCAACAAGCTCGGAAAGTTGGTGAGACGCGAGTTGGTGAACTGGATGCTCGAGCGACGTAATCAAGGCAACACGCAATAG